A stretch of the Candidatus Jettenia sp. AMX2 genome encodes the following:
- the hflK gene encoding FtsH protease activity modulator HflK encodes MPDYGPYRRPDEVEFNIPWKSVKRFLPPFVSVIFIVVTGYTAFYTVKANEEAVILRFGRYAKTVGSGLHTKVPYGIDKALKGEVKRIYNEEFGFRSEQRGFTNIPGYEFTNTKEEKTVLTGDLNCAEMQWVIRYKIKVLEDYFFNVRNVRDTIRGVSQAVMRTLVGDRSIDEVLTIGRTEIEQKAKEDIQRILDGYKCGIDIQTVLLRGVDPPPQVKDAFNAVNQAIQIRDRIINEAEGQKNKILPAAEGKKEQVIREAEGYRMRRVNQATGDVKAFMAVYEEYKNAEDVTRRRLYLETMSRIMPKCDKLYIIDKDLEGMLPMLRINE; translated from the coding sequence ATGCCTGACTACGGGCCATACAGAAGACCAGACGAAGTAGAGTTCAATATCCCATGGAAGTCAGTAAAAAGATTTCTGCCGCCTTTCGTAAGTGTCATATTTATTGTTGTGACAGGATATACAGCTTTTTATACGGTGAAGGCAAATGAAGAGGCGGTAATCTTAAGGTTTGGCAGATATGCGAAAACCGTCGGGTCGGGACTCCATACCAAGGTGCCTTACGGGATAGATAAAGCGCTCAAGGGAGAAGTTAAGCGGATTTACAATGAAGAGTTTGGATTCAGAAGCGAACAGCGTGGCTTCACAAACATACCCGGATATGAATTTACCAATACGAAAGAAGAAAAGACCGTGCTTACCGGAGACCTGAACTGCGCTGAAATGCAATGGGTAATTCGTTATAAAATCAAGGTGCTGGAAGATTATTTTTTTAATGTGAGAAATGTCCGGGATACCATCCGGGGTGTATCACAGGCTGTTATGCGTACCCTGGTCGGTGACCGCTCTATTGACGAAGTACTGACGATCGGCAGAACAGAAATTGAACAAAAAGCAAAAGAAGATATTCAACGGATTCTCGACGGGTACAAGTGTGGTATTGATATACAGACAGTACTGCTTCGCGGGGTTGATCCTCCCCCGCAGGTAAAGGACGCTTTTAATGCAGTAAACCAGGCGATTCAGATCAGGGACCGGATTATCAATGAGGCAGAGGGACAGAAAAACAAGATACTGCCTGCGGCAGAAGGAAAGAAGGAACAGGTCATCAGGGAGGCGGAAGGGTACCGGATGCGCAGGGTAAATCAGGCCACGGGAGACGTTAAGGCATTTATGGCAGTATATGAAGAATATAAGAACGCTGAGGATGTTACCCGGAGAAGGCTTTATCTGGAAACCATGTCGAGGATCATGCCTAAATGCGAT
- a CDS encoding AIR synthase family protein produces MNYFPVGKIDYRLLEKLLSLNTIKDPRVIVGPQIGEDAAVIDFGEKYLIAKTDPVTFTASHIGWYAVNVNANDIAAMGATPKWFLITILLPERKTNKKMVKQIFRDVLEATRALNITLCGGHTEISCRLDRPIIIGHMLGEVEKDKLVINSRACPGDDLLLTKGIAIEGTAIIAREKETELKKRFGNRFVRKAQSFLRNPGLSVVKDALLANKAAKIHAMHDPTEGGLATGILELTKASGTGAVIDEEKILCYPETEQICKFFQIKPLGLIASGALLIAVDSGKTKEVVAILARHGIVCTHIGKLTKKDAGLKLLQKGRLTKMPTFKVDEITKVL; encoded by the coding sequence ATGAACTATTTTCCCGTTGGAAAGATTGATTACCGTCTGCTCGAAAAACTGCTGAGCCTGAATACCATCAAGGATCCAAGGGTGATCGTTGGACCACAAATTGGTGAAGATGCTGCTGTCATTGATTTTGGAGAAAAGTATCTTATTGCCAAGACGGATCCTGTCACCTTTACCGCAAGCCATATCGGGTGGTATGCCGTCAATGTTAATGCAAATGATATTGCTGCCATGGGGGCCACCCCAAAGTGGTTTCTGATAACCATACTCTTGCCGGAAAGAAAAACGAACAAGAAAATGGTAAAGCAAATCTTTCGTGACGTCCTTGAAGCAACCCGGGCACTGAATATTACGTTATGCGGCGGTCACACTGAAATTTCCTGCAGGCTTGACCGGCCAATTATTATCGGACACATGCTGGGTGAGGTAGAAAAGGACAAGCTGGTGATAAATTCCCGTGCATGTCCGGGTGACGATCTTTTATTAACGAAGGGAATTGCCATAGAAGGGACGGCTATTATTGCGCGTGAAAAGGAAACTGAGCTGAAAAAGAGATTTGGCAACCGGTTTGTCCGGAAGGCACAGTCTTTTCTCAGAAATCCCGGGTTAAGCGTTGTCAAGGATGCATTACTGGCCAATAAAGCAGCCAAAATCCATGCCATGCACGACCCGACGGAAGGAGGGCTGGCAACCGGCATCCTGGAATTAACAAAGGCATCCGGAACAGGGGCTGTTATTGACGAAGAAAAGATTCTCTGTTATCCAGAGACAGAACAGATATGTAAGTTTTTTCAAATCAAACCACTGGGACTTATAGCATCGGGAGCATTACTTATTGCAGTTGATTCGGGAAAAACAAAAGAAGTTGTTGCTATCCTTGCCAGGCATGGTATAGTATGTACTCATATAGGAAAGTTAACGAAAAAAGACGCCGGGTTAAAACTCCTGCAAAAAGGAAGGCTTACGAAGATGCCAACATTTAAGGTAGATGAAATAACAAAGGTTTTATAA
- a CDS encoding PIG-L family deacetylase produces the protein MNSYDYYGIFYGYFSNGRFSMTTILAVGPHPDDIEAGMGGSIIKFVTLGYDVHLLDMTNGEPTPFGSPEIREKEWKQASALLGVKSRTVLDLPNRYLMDGIEARKKVAAVIRQVRPEVIFLPYWIDAHPDHTQTTLIGEAARFYAKFTKSDIPGDPCYPAQIFYYLCSHFRLHVMPSFVLDISREFEKKLAIAGVYQSQFAYDDARWEHISGAITAKNRYYGNLIRADYGEPFMSRELVGLKDIRDLL, from the coding sequence TTGAATTCTTATGATTATTACGGTATTTTCTATGGTTACTTCTCAAACGGTAGATTTTCTATGACAACGATCCTTGCTGTAGGCCCTCACCCTGATGACATTGAAGCCGGTATGGGAGGCAGTATTATAAAGTTCGTTACCCTGGGATATGACGTTCATCTCCTTGATATGACAAATGGCGAACCTACACCATTCGGTAGTCCTGAAATCCGTGAGAAGGAGTGGAAACAGGCTTCTGCCTTATTAGGAGTAAAAAGCAGGACGGTGCTTGACCTCCCCAATCGCTACCTTATGGACGGTATCGAAGCCCGTAAAAAAGTTGCTGCCGTAATAAGGCAGGTGCGGCCGGAAGTGATATTCCTGCCCTACTGGATAGATGCGCACCCGGATCATACCCAGACCACCCTGATTGGTGAGGCTGCCCGTTTTTACGCGAAATTCACAAAATCCGATATACCCGGAGACCCCTGCTACCCAGCGCAGATTTTCTATTATCTCTGTTCACATTTCCGCTTGCATGTAATGCCTTCTTTCGTCCTGGATATTAGCAGGGAGTTTGAGAAGAAACTCGCCATTGCCGGTGTTTATCAATCTCAGTTTGCCTATGACGATGCCCGTTGGGAACATATCAGCGGAGCAATTACGGCAAAGAACCGGTATTACGGCAATCTCATACGGGCCGATTACGGAGAACCTTTTATGAGCCGTGAACTAGTCGGTTTAAAAGACATACGGGATCTCCTGTGA
- a CDS encoding NTPase, with the protein MKKHILLTGKPGVGKTTVIKKMLPFLGDDAGGFFTEEMSAMGKRMGFRVVTLDGEDGVLAHVDLNSTYQVGRYRVDPDAFEKLVIPVLENAVRDKPVIVIDEIGKMELLSMKFRELVSTILDSKRLLVAVIKEDGDPFTDWIKKRNDVTIVTVNHENRDTLPGEILEMIENNRKS; encoded by the coding sequence ATGAAAAAACACATCCTTTTAACGGGTAAACCCGGCGTAGGCAAGACAACGGTAATAAAAAAGATGCTGCCTTTCCTGGGGGATGATGCCGGCGGATTTTTTACAGAAGAAATGAGCGCCATGGGCAAACGTATGGGCTTCCGTGTGGTGACTTTGGATGGAGAGGATGGGGTGCTTGCCCATGTAGATTTAAACAGTACGTACCAGGTAGGCAGGTATCGTGTCGATCCGGATGCCTTTGAGAAACTCGTCATTCCAGTGTTGGAAAATGCTGTGAGGGATAAGCCGGTTATTGTTATTGATGAAATTGGGAAGATGGAGCTTTTATCAATGAAATTCAGGGAATTGGTAAGTACTATCCTTGACAGTAAAAGGCTTCTTGTTGCTGTGATAAAGGAGGACGGAGATCCTTTTACCGACTGGATAAAAAAGCGTAACGATGTTACCATCGTAACCGTGAACCATGAAAACAGGGATACGCTACCGGGGGAAATTCTTGAAATGATAGAAAACAATAGAAAATCCTGA
- a CDS encoding MTH1187 family thiamine-binding protein, with amino-acid sequence MIAEISVVPIGKDIDLAGEIAKVIRVIHESGLDYRLNAMSTVVEGDGDQVFDLIKKCHNKMLETAQRVYTIIKIDDRTDKKGKLMEQKVQAAEKELEKILKK; translated from the coding sequence ATGATTGCAGAAATTAGTGTAGTTCCCATCGGGAAGGATATTGATCTGGCCGGCGAAATTGCCAAAGTGATAAGGGTTATTCATGAAAGTGGGTTGGATTACCGGCTTAATGCAATGAGTACAGTAGTTGAAGGTGACGGCGATCAAGTATTTGACCTGATAAAAAAATGCCACAATAAAATGCTCGAAACGGCACAAAGGGTATATACAATTATAAAGATTGATGACAGAACGGATAAAAAGGGGAAGCTTATGGAACAAAAAGTACAGGCAGCAGAGAAGGAATTGGAAAAAATACTGAAAAAATAA
- a CDS encoding SBBP repeat-containing protein, translating to MVFQVFVLIVFSVSALWAAQVGTGKPSKADVMQRTKKLQMPFIVNEGQTDERVAFYANTFGGTVFVTKEGEIVYSLPQRIYTGSNARSGDSNRGKKGGITPSSPKGGAGGFLKHSSPAPGTQRNKRQSNSEDNYEKRARGVVLKEIIVGGRIDKIKIKGEGKAITTVNDFRGNDPLKWKTRIPTYEVVTLGEVYDGVELKLKAYGNNVEKLFYVKPGTDPGVIRLRLSGARALRVNEEGQLEAETALGTVRFTKPRVYQESKVPSPAKKEKLSPAPFTKHDMDDEALGDTQDIEADYVVTDNEYGFKLGDYDRTQGIVIDPLLASTFLGGSGESGEDYGYSIAANASGSIYVAGHTLSGFPTSEDAWDVSYNGSGDAFVSKFSDDLTVLLASTLLGGSGKDSAYSLAISSDGCIYVTGNTESENFPTTNGAWDTSYNGREDAFVSKFSDDLTVLLASTLLGGSGKDSAYSLVISSDGCIYVTGNTESENFPTTNGTWDATYNGKADVFISKFNGNLTNLFASTYLGGTSNDFANSIAVDSCGNIYVAGRTQSPDFQTTENSYDTSYNGDNSGDNFGDGFVSKFDGNLTELLASTYLGGHFGDFINSIVIDSNGDVYVAGSTSSEDFPTTNGAYDTSHNYDYYGGPVYDAFVSKLNANLTDLLASTYLGVSGHNYCYSIAIDKTGNIYAVGYYYSYDRYRVYNNVFVRKLDGTLTSLIASIYLGGSTDELVSNYGYSLVIGPDGNVYVTGSTLSSDFPTTDGAFDTSYNGNVDAFVSRLNGDLTDIIASTYLGGSSNDQFGHTSIDIDQDENIYVTGVTISLDFPTTPGAYDNSHNGGWDVFVSKLTADLTSLLVSTYLGGSDSDFSSAIAIDSVGNVYVAGSTSSEDFPTTPDAYDIVNHRYTSDGFISKFSGDLTSLLASTYLGGSSGPDCIWSITIDSDGNIYVTGFAWSQDFPTTPGAYDTSYDADNAFVSKLNEDLTDLLASTFLGEGAVGNTIVIGSGGNIYVAGYTYSQDFPTTPNAYNTLYNGMTDGFISKFNGDLTNLLASTYLGGTSGDFVTSIAIDANENLYVTGWTNSSDFPTTDGAYDITYGRYEDVFISRLNGDLTSLLSSSYLGGSGSEYGMSIAIDSDGNVYVAGSTLSEDFPTTINAYDTSFNGALDAFISKFNRDLTILLASTYLGGSGQENAYSIAINKKGNIYISGMTSSSDFPITPDAFDISNYGRFDISLSKFDSNLSASPNVIPADVKIRPKIIIFKKKGILKAMIKLPSPYDVNKIVTNTVKCEGAEAVDGWVCSEQFIATFKRKEVDLYSGGELTVTGELEDGTKFEGSDMVKIIKTAKTVKK from the coding sequence ATGAAAGAGTGGCGTTTTATGCAAACACCTTCGGAGGCACGGTTTTTGTCACGAAGGAAGGTGAGATTGTTTATTCCTTGCCCCAACGAATATATACAGGGAGCAATGCCCGTTCCGGAGACAGTAACAGAGGGAAAAAGGGTGGAATTACTCCTTCTTCGCCAAAAGGAGGCGCAGGGGGATTCTTGAAGCATTCATCACCTGCGCCAGGCACTCAGCGCAACAAAAGGCAAAGCAATTCGGAAGATAACTATGAAAAAAGGGCAAGGGGTGTTGTGCTGAAAGAAATAATTGTAGGCGGAAGGATCGACAAGATAAAGATAAAAGGGGAAGGGAAGGCCATAACAACCGTGAACGACTTCAGGGGAAACGACCCTCTGAAGTGGAAGACCCGTATTCCTACGTATGAGGTGGTAACCCTTGGAGAGGTATACGACGGGGTAGAACTCAAACTGAAGGCGTATGGAAACAATGTTGAGAAACTTTTCTATGTGAAGCCTGGCACGGACCCCGGGGTTATAAGGCTGAGGCTCAGCGGGGCAAGAGCATTGCGGGTAAATGAAGAAGGCCAGCTTGAGGCAGAGACGGCGTTGGGAACGGTCAGATTCACAAAACCCAGGGTCTATCAGGAATCCAAAGTTCCCTCACCTGCGAAAAAAGAAAAACTTTCTCCCGCCCCTTTTACGAAGCATGATATGGATGACGAGGCGCTTGGGGACACACAGGACATCGAAGCTGATTATGTTGTTACAGACAATGAATATGGCTTTAAACTGGGAGACTACGACAGGACACAGGGGATTGTCATAGACCCGCTCCTTGCATCCACATTTTTGGGAGGGTCCGGAGAATCCGGAGAAGATTATGGCTATTCTATAGCTGCAAATGCAAGTGGAAGTATTTATGTTGCCGGTCATACCTTGTCGGGCTTTCCAACATCAGAAGATGCATGGGATGTCTCTTATAATGGTAGTGGTGATGCCTTTGTATCAAAGTTCAGTGATGATTTAACGGTACTTCTTGCATCTACTCTACTTGGTGGATCAGGCAAGGATTCAGCATATTCTTTGGCAATAAGTTCAGATGGATGCATATATGTTACGGGTAATACAGAATCAGAAAATTTTCCAACAACAAATGGCGCATGGGATACTTCTTATAATGGCAGAGAGGATGCCTTTGTATCAAAGTTCAGTGATGATTTAACGGTACTTCTTGCATCTACTCTACTTGGTGGATCAGGTAAGGATTCAGCATATTCTTTGGTAATAAGTTCAGATGGATGCATATATGTTACGGGTAATACAGAATCAGAAAATTTTCCAACAACAAATGGCACATGGGATGCTACATATAACGGCAAAGCGGATGTCTTTATATCAAAATTCAATGGAAATTTAACTAATTTATTTGCTTCCACATATTTAGGAGGAACTTCTAACGATTTTGCCAATTCTATAGCCGTTGATTCTTGTGGAAATATATATGTAGCAGGCAGGACTCAATCACCAGATTTTCAAACGACAGAGAATTCTTATGATACTTCTTATAATGGCGATAATTCTGGCGATAATTTTGGTGATGGATTTGTATCCAAGTTCGATGGAAATTTAACGGAACTTCTTGCATCCACATATCTAGGAGGACATTTTGGCGACTTTATTAATTCTATCGTTATAGACTCAAATGGGGATGTATATGTGGCTGGTTCTACTTCATCTGAAGACTTTCCAACAACAAATGGCGCTTATGATACTTCTCATAATTATGATTACTATGGAGGACCTGTTTATGATGCCTTTGTTTCCAAACTAAATGCAAATTTGACAGACCTCCTTGCATCCACCTATTTGGGAGTGAGTGGCCATAATTATTGTTATTCTATAGCCATAGACAAAACTGGGAATATATATGCAGTTGGTTATTATTATTCCTACGATAGGTATCGTGTTTATAACAACGTCTTTGTCAGAAAACTAGATGGAACGTTAACAAGTCTCATTGCATCTATTTATTTAGGAGGGTCTACCGATGAACTTGTTTCAAACTACGGTTATTCTTTAGTTATAGGTCCGGATGGAAATGTATATGTTACTGGTTCCACCTTGTCATCAGATTTCCCAACAACCGATGGCGCCTTTGACACTTCTTATAATGGTAATGTCGATGCCTTTGTATCAAGGCTCAATGGGGATTTAACAGACATTATTGCATCTACCTATTTAGGAGGTTCATCAAATGATCAATTCGGTCATACAAGTATAGATATCGATCAGGATGAGAATATATATGTGACTGGTGTGACTATATCGTTAGACTTTCCAACAACCCCTGGTGCTTATGATAATTCACATAATGGTGGTTGGGATGTCTTTGTATCAAAGCTAACAGCAGATTTAACAAGTCTTTTAGTATCCACATATTTAGGAGGATCTGACAGTGATTTTTCCTCAGCTATAGCCATAGACTCTGTTGGGAATGTATATGTGGCTGGTTCTACTTCATCTGAAGACTTTCCAACCACCCCAGATGCTTATGATATTGTTAATCATCGTTATACCAGTGATGGGTTTATATCTAAATTCAGTGGAGATTTAACTAGCCTTCTTGCGTCGACCTATTTAGGCGGATCGTCTGGACCCGATTGCATTTGGTCTATAACCATAGACTCAGATGGGAATATATATGTTACAGGTTTTGCCTGGTCACAAGATTTCCCAACAACCCCGGGTGCCTATGATACTTCTTATGATGCAGATAATGCCTTTGTATCTAAGCTAAATGAGGATTTAACAGACCTCCTTGCATCCACATTCTTGGGAGAAGGTGCTGTTGGTAATACTATAGTTATTGGCTCAGGGGGAAATATTTATGTTGCTGGCTATACATATTCACAAGATTTTCCAACCACCCCGAATGCCTACAATACTTTATATAATGGTATGACTGATGGGTTCATATCGAAGTTCAATGGGGATTTAACAAATCTCCTTGCGTCTACCTATTTAGGAGGGACCTCTGGCGATTTTGTTACTTCTATAGCCATTGACGCAAATGAAAATTTATATGTGACTGGTTGGACAAATTCATCTGATTTTCCCACAACAGATGGTGCATATGATATTACTTATGGTCGTTATGAAGACGTATTTATATCGAGGCTTAATGGGGATTTGACAAGCCTTCTTTCCTCCTCATATTTGGGAGGGTCTGGCTCAGAATATGGTATGTCCATAGCGATAGACTCCGATGGGAATGTATATGTAGCGGGTTCTACTTTGTCGGAAGACTTTCCAACCACCATTAATGCTTATGATACTTCTTTTAATGGTGCTTTAGATGCGTTTATATCAAAATTCAATAGAGACCTAACCATTCTTTTGGCATCCACATACCTGGGAGGATCAGGACAGGAAAATGCTTATTCTATTGCAATAAACAAAAAAGGAAATATATATATTTCTGGCATGACCAGCTCATCAGACTTTCCAATAACTCCTGATGCATTTGATATTTCTAATTATGGCAGATTTGATATTTCCTTGTCAAAATTTGACAGCAATCTTTCCGCTTCACCTAACGTTATTCCTGCTGATGTAAAGATAAGGCCCAAAATTATCATCTTTAAAAAAAAGGGGATTTTGAAAGCAATGATAAAGCTTCCTTCGCCTTATGATGTTAACAAGATCGTAACAAATACCGTCAAATGTGAAGGGGCGGAAGCCGTTGACGGGTGGGTTTGCAGTGAGCAATTTATCGCAACTTTTAAAAGAAAAGAGGTTGATTTATATTCTGGTGGAGAACTTACCGTAACCGGTGAATTAGAAGACGGTACAAAATTCGAGGGAAGTGATATGGTAAAGATAATAAAGACAGCAAAGACTGTAAAAAAGTAA